A stretch of the Polyangiaceae bacterium genome encodes the following:
- the secD gene encoding protein translocase subunit SecD, whose translation MLAQINPVTFVLGAFALMFLALGWVKRAHRISLWLAAALAASGAAGAYFHAFWPMVMFGILALWSGFMAVELVDTPWRLRAGLVFTLVVTGFFVLWPSLERLTGGKLPCPSYVEEHNKFRLVAGLDLRGGLRLVYTVDVDEAVKDKRDRYYEQMRAELAKVYGLHTGDELPSEDALVKLREKVAIEAPRKPANEIRFDVKDDPAKIDERFLEKFRGDLTFTQSEDKRKWVFRVREVAESGIRERAVAQAKDIILRRVDDLGLREASVSTRNEDIIVEVPGEDEASFATIRDIISQTARLEFKLLDDETDYLGEVAKTATKESLPEGLEFAREVAPIGLDESGDQKNKQITYAYLKKKPEEKSKETLQRFKEWAATLTPPQDRELGFEIVYETNPDTLKQSEAGWRTYLLKSRAELTGAQVTEAQARPDQQGGKSMGGWHVALTFTESGGKAFERITGANVKKRFAIMLDGRVESTPVILNRIAGGHAQITMGAQDPDIQLRDARKLELVLRSGALPAPISPSNEQRIGPSLGKEAIGLAVRGAGLGSGLVLLFMLFYYRRGGLISDLTVLMNVFLQLATLAMFGASMTLPGIAGIALTVGMGVDGNVLINERIREEQRAGKSPRAAIDIGFGRALSAIVDGNLTTLISGIVLAQYGSGPIKGFAVTLMVGVTINLFTVVVASRVFYELWARGFGRKTHLDIG comes from the coding sequence GTGCTCGCGCAGATCAATCCCGTCACGTTCGTCCTAGGCGCGTTCGCGCTGATGTTCCTGGCCCTGGGCTGGGTGAAACGCGCGCACCGCATCTCGCTCTGGCTCGCGGCCGCGCTCGCCGCGTCCGGGGCAGCCGGCGCGTATTTCCACGCCTTCTGGCCGATGGTGATGTTCGGCATCCTGGCGCTCTGGAGCGGCTTCATGGCGGTCGAGCTCGTCGACACGCCGTGGCGCCTGCGCGCCGGGCTGGTCTTCACCCTGGTGGTGACCGGATTCTTCGTGCTCTGGCCCTCCCTCGAGCGGCTCACCGGGGGCAAGTTGCCGTGCCCGTCGTACGTCGAGGAGCACAACAAGTTCCGCCTGGTCGCGGGCCTCGATCTGCGCGGCGGCCTGCGACTGGTCTACACGGTGGACGTCGACGAGGCCGTCAAGGACAAGCGCGATCGCTACTACGAGCAGATGCGGGCGGAGCTGGCCAAGGTCTATGGCCTCCACACCGGCGACGAGCTGCCCAGCGAAGACGCGCTGGTCAAGCTGCGCGAGAAGGTGGCCATCGAGGCCCCGCGCAAGCCCGCCAACGAGATCCGCTTCGACGTCAAGGACGACCCGGCGAAGATCGACGAGCGCTTCCTGGAGAAATTCCGCGGCGACCTCACGTTCACCCAGAGCGAGGACAAGAGGAAGTGGGTGTTCCGCGTCCGCGAGGTCGCCGAGAGCGGCATCCGCGAGCGCGCCGTCGCTCAGGCCAAGGACATCATCCTGCGCCGGGTGGACGACCTCGGCTTGCGGGAGGCCAGCGTCTCGACCCGGAACGAGGACATCATCGTCGAGGTCCCGGGCGAGGACGAGGCCAGCTTCGCCACCATCCGCGACATCATCAGCCAGACCGCGCGCCTCGAGTTCAAGCTGCTGGACGACGAGACGGACTACCTGGGTGAGGTGGCCAAGACCGCGACCAAGGAGAGCCTGCCGGAGGGCCTGGAGTTCGCCCGGGAGGTGGCGCCCATCGGCCTGGACGAGAGCGGCGACCAGAAGAACAAGCAGATCACCTACGCCTACCTGAAGAAGAAGCCGGAGGAGAAGAGCAAGGAGACGCTCCAGCGCTTCAAGGAGTGGGCGGCCACGCTGACTCCTCCGCAGGACCGCGAGCTCGGCTTCGAGATCGTCTACGAGACGAACCCGGACACGCTGAAGCAGAGCGAGGCTGGCTGGCGCACTTACCTGCTCAAGTCGCGCGCGGAGCTGACCGGCGCCCAGGTCACCGAGGCCCAGGCCCGGCCGGACCAGCAGGGCGGCAAGAGCATGGGCGGCTGGCACGTGGCGCTGACCTTCACCGAGTCGGGCGGCAAGGCCTTCGAGCGCATCACCGGCGCCAACGTCAAGAAGCGCTTCGCCATCATGCTGGACGGTCGCGTAGAGAGCACGCCGGTGATCTTGAACCGCATCGCCGGCGGTCACGCGCAGATCACGATGGGCGCGCAGGATCCCGACATTCAGCTGCGCGACGCGCGCAAGCTCGAGCTGGTGCTGCGCTCCGGCGCGCTGCCGGCGCCCATCTCACCCTCGAACGAGCAGCGCATCGGCCCGTCGCTCGGCAAGGAGGCCATCGGCCTGGCCGTGCGCGGCGCGGGGCTCGGCAGCGGGCTGGTGCTCCTGTTCATGCTCTTCTACTACCGGCGCGGCGGGCTCATCTCCGACCTCACGGTGTTGATGAACGTCTTCCTTCAGCTCGCGACCCTGGCGATGTTCGGCGCGTCGATGACGCTGCCGGGCATCGCCGGCATCGCGCTCACCGTCGGCATGGGCGTGGACGGCAACGTGCTGATCAACGAGCGCATACGCGAGGAGCAGCGCGCGGGGAAGAGCCCCCGCGCCGCCATCGACATCGGCTTCGGCCGGGCGCTCTCGGCCATCGTCGACGGCAACCTGACGACGCTGATCTCCGGCATCGTGCTGGCTCAATACGGCTCGGGTCCCATCAAGGGCTTCGCCGTCACCCTGATGGTCGGCGTGACCATCAACCTGTTCACCGTAGTGGTGGCCAGTCGCGTGTTCTACGAGCTCTGGGCTCGCGGCTTCGGGCGCAAGACGCACCTCGACATCGGATGA
- the yajC gene encoding preprotein translocase subunit YajC, whose amino-acid sequence MSMLFPILLLLPLLFIMFWSSRSQQKKQQAAIVALKKGDRVLTQSGLVGKLVEMGDRYAKVELAPGVKVELLKSGLVGKDTGDVQPAKKD is encoded by the coding sequence ATGTCGATGTTGTTCCCGATCCTGCTCCTGCTCCCGCTGCTCTTCATCATGTTCTGGTCGTCGCGCTCGCAGCAGAAAAAGCAACAAGCCGCGATCGTCGCATTGAAGAAGGGTGACCGAGTGCTTACTCAGTCCGGGCTCGTCGGCAAGCTCGTCGAGATGGGCGACCGCTACGCCAAGGTGGAGCTGGCCCCGGGAGTGAAGGTGGAGCTCTTGAAATCGGGGCTGGTGGGGAAAGACACCGGCGACGTCCAGCCAGCGAAGAAAGACTGA
- the thrS gene encoding threonine--tRNA ligase, with translation MADVHRTPRELLQARGELADDVVAVLANGAIVDLHTPVGEDAKLEPLRVGDPRALQVIRHSAAHVMADAVQRLFPGTQVTIGPSIDSGFYYDFDRPDGPFTDKDLERIEKEMRKIISGKKPFTREEMTHAEVRALFDGMGEKYKCEIIDGIAQRGERISVYRHGSPGRKEGSWFDVCAGPHVPHAGHLGAVKLTTVAGAYWRGDERNPMLQRIYGTAFPSQAELDAYLKQLEEAKARDHRKLGKELELTMFHEYAPAMPFFLPRGASVYHRLIEYVRDLYVDYGYEEVITPQVFDKKLFETSGHWENYQDNMFLSVTRDAYQDVVAGNPEALAAIEAKGARDWFASWVEGSVRTGLKPMNCPSHCLIFGQRKRSYRELPWRVADFGRLHRYERGGVVHGLARVRTFCQDDAHIFCTPEQMVAEIASFNSLLFEVYNAFAFDKVAIKLALRPEKRVGTDEMWDRAEAALEQVLVDSKLPFEKLDGEGAFYGPKLEFHVTDAIGRSWQLGTIQVDYSMPERFGLEYIGNDGAAHRPVMLHRAILGSLERFYGVYLEHCAGKFPVWLAPEQVALLTVSEKQAEYAERVAQELRAAGLRVIVDAGADKLGAKIRNARNMRHPYLAVIGDDEMNAGTLSVRSREQGELGSLTILAFTERLLGDARPPRLKTHAASPREQDSTIST, from the coding sequence ATGGCGGACGTGCATCGCACGCCGCGCGAGCTCTTGCAGGCCCGCGGGGAGCTCGCAGATGACGTCGTCGCCGTGCTGGCGAACGGCGCCATCGTCGATCTCCATACGCCGGTCGGCGAGGACGCAAAGCTCGAGCCGCTCCGGGTGGGTGACCCGCGTGCGCTTCAGGTGATCCGCCACTCGGCCGCGCACGTGATGGCCGACGCGGTCCAGCGGCTGTTCCCGGGCACGCAGGTCACCATCGGCCCCTCGATCGACAGCGGCTTCTACTACGACTTCGATCGCCCGGACGGCCCGTTCACCGACAAGGATCTGGAGCGCATCGAGAAGGAGATGAGGAAGATCATCTCCGGCAAGAAGCCCTTTACTCGCGAGGAGATGACACACGCTGAGGTGCGGGCGCTCTTCGACGGCATGGGCGAGAAGTACAAGTGCGAGATCATCGACGGCATCGCGCAGCGCGGCGAACGCATCAGCGTGTACCGTCACGGTAGCCCGGGCCGCAAAGAGGGCAGCTGGTTCGACGTCTGTGCGGGACCCCACGTGCCCCACGCCGGGCATTTGGGCGCGGTGAAGCTCACCACCGTCGCCGGCGCGTATTGGCGCGGCGACGAGCGCAACCCGATGCTCCAGCGCATCTACGGCACGGCCTTCCCGTCCCAGGCGGAGCTCGACGCCTACCTGAAGCAGCTGGAAGAGGCCAAGGCCCGCGACCACAGGAAGCTCGGCAAGGAGCTCGAGCTGACGATGTTCCACGAGTACGCGCCGGCCATGCCGTTCTTCCTGCCGCGCGGCGCCAGCGTCTATCACCGGCTCATCGAGTACGTGCGCGATCTCTACGTGGACTACGGCTACGAAGAGGTCATCACCCCGCAGGTCTTCGACAAGAAGCTGTTCGAGACCAGCGGCCACTGGGAGAACTACCAGGACAACATGTTCCTGAGCGTCACGCGTGACGCCTACCAGGACGTCGTCGCCGGCAACCCGGAAGCGCTCGCGGCCATCGAAGCCAAGGGCGCCCGCGACTGGTTCGCGAGCTGGGTCGAGGGCTCGGTCCGCACGGGCCTGAAGCCGATGAACTGTCCGAGCCACTGCTTGATCTTCGGCCAACGCAAGCGCAGCTACCGAGAGCTACCCTGGCGCGTCGCCGACTTCGGCCGCCTGCACCGCTACGAGCGCGGGGGCGTAGTCCACGGGCTCGCCCGCGTCCGCACCTTCTGCCAGGACGACGCGCACATCTTCTGCACGCCGGAGCAGATGGTGGCGGAGATAGCCTCGTTCAACAGCCTGCTGTTCGAGGTCTACAACGCGTTCGCGTTCGACAAGGTCGCCATCAAGCTGGCGCTCCGGCCGGAGAAACGCGTCGGCACCGACGAGATGTGGGACCGGGCGGAGGCGGCGCTGGAGCAGGTGCTGGTCGATTCCAAGCTCCCGTTCGAGAAGCTCGACGGCGAGGGCGCCTTCTACGGCCCGAAGCTCGAGTTCCACGTCACCGACGCCATCGGCCGGAGCTGGCAGCTCGGCACCATCCAGGTGGACTACTCGATGCCCGAGCGCTTCGGCCTCGAGTACATCGGCAACGACGGCGCCGCGCACCGCCCGGTGATGCTGCACCGAGCGATCCTCGGCTCGCTCGAGCGCTTCTACGGCGTGTACCTCGAGCACTGCGCGGGCAAGTTCCCGGTCTGGCTCGCTCCCGAGCAGGTCGCGTTGCTCACGGTCAGCGAGAAGCAGGCCGAATACGCCGAGCGCGTGGCGCAGGAGCTCCGCGCGGCCGGCCTGCGCGTGATCGTGGACGCCGGCGCCGACAAGCTGGGCGCCAAGATCCGCAACGCGCGCAACATGCGCCACCCCTACCTGGCGGTGATTGGCGACGACGAGATGAACGCCGGCACCCTCTCGGTGCGCTCCCGCGAGCAGGGCGAGCTCGGGAGCCTGACCATTCTCGCCTTCACCGAGCGTCTGCTCGGAGACGCGCGTCCACCCAGATTGAAGACTCACGCGGCGTCGCCGCGAGAACAGGACTCGACGATCAGCACATGA
- a CDS encoding translation initiation factor IF-3, whose translation MSNGRRFSRDPRTPQIRINHRIRVPEVRVVAEDGSNLGVLATGDAIRRAQEAGLDLVEVNPKGTPPVCKILDFGKYKYEEKKKQRETKRKQTVVEVKEIKLRPKTDDHDMAVKVRAARRFAEAGNKVKFTVRFRGREITHPEVAQRQVEYLLKQVEDLCNIEQYATMEGRAMAALVSPKPAVLQRVAQERAQREKDREKAREAGLSEPFHEPPEEEEEELHEPDDDDDDDDDDDDGDGGEKT comes from the coding sequence ATGAGCAACGGGCGAAGATTCAGCCGCGATCCGCGGACTCCCCAGATCCGCATCAACCACCGCATTCGAGTACCGGAGGTCCGCGTCGTCGCAGAAGACGGCTCGAACCTTGGGGTATTGGCCACCGGCGACGCCATCCGGCGGGCACAGGAGGCCGGCCTCGACCTGGTCGAGGTCAACCCCAAAGGCACGCCTCCAGTGTGCAAGATCCTCGACTTTGGCAAGTACAAGTACGAGGAGAAGAAGAAGCAGCGCGAGACCAAGCGCAAGCAGACGGTGGTCGAGGTCAAGGAGATCAAGCTTCGCCCGAAGACCGACGACCACGACATGGCGGTCAAGGTCCGCGCCGCGCGCAGGTTCGCGGAGGCCGGCAACAAGGTGAAGTTCACCGTGCGCTTCCGCGGTCGCGAGATCACCCACCCCGAGGTCGCGCAGCGTCAGGTCGAGTACCTGCTCAAGCAGGTGGAAGACCTGTGCAACATCGAGCAGTACGCGACGATGGAAGGCCGCGCCATGGCCGCCCTCGTGTCGCCGAAGCCGGCCGTCCTTCAGCGCGTCGCCCAAGAGCGCGCTCAGCGCGAGAAGGACCGAGAGAAGGCCCGCGAAGCCGGCCTCAGCGAGCCCTTCCACGAGCCGCCGGAGGAGGAAGAGGAAGAGCTTCACGAGCCCGACGACGACGACGACGACGACGACGACGACGACGACGGCGACGGCGGCGAGAAGACCTGA
- a CDS encoding serine/threonine protein kinase, with translation MAQQQRYRVLEKIASGGMAEVFRAESAGLEGFKKTVAIKRVLPHLSEKKQFIGMFLDEARLSAHLSHSNCVQVFDIGVGDNTYFIVMEYVDGADLKAIIDQARRGGKPFPLELAALICLRICEGLSYAHEASDGHGHTLGIVHRDMSPPNVLITRHGEVKIVDFGLAKANSQLEKSEPGIIKGKFSYLSPEAALGQPIDHRTDIFAVGIILWEMLAGRRLFLGDSDLDTVRQVQAARIPPIKQFHPHATAELDRVLAKALARDPAQRYQSARDLGRDLNDLLFHSGHPVSSFDIAALVEPIVRSREDVKQRDKKKSIIGSLIEEALFEFTSLQGGDSADRSSAEIGAAPLNIGSFDGQPDWGSQIGLDPASTPAPGASPASFELGNLAALEDDTLSGRHRTPSGAPGPMSSGPSSAVVLNSPPSGPLPQFQQQQPLSMPVPPKSGGKGGLIAFFLVLVLIGGVVGAYFAGVLPPSITGLLKR, from the coding sequence ATGGCCCAACAACAACGGTACCGAGTCCTCGAGAAGATCGCATCCGGCGGCATGGCCGAGGTGTTCCGCGCGGAGAGCGCGGGTCTCGAAGGGTTCAAGAAGACCGTCGCCATCAAGCGCGTGCTCCCGCACCTGTCGGAGAAGAAGCAGTTCATCGGCATGTTCCTGGACGAGGCGCGCCTCTCCGCGCACCTCTCCCATTCGAACTGCGTTCAGGTCTTCGACATCGGCGTCGGCGACAACACCTACTTCATCGTCATGGAGTACGTCGATGGCGCCGATCTCAAGGCGATCATCGACCAGGCGCGCCGCGGCGGGAAGCCTTTCCCGCTGGAGCTGGCAGCGCTGATCTGCCTGCGCATCTGCGAAGGCCTCTCCTACGCCCACGAGGCCAGCGACGGGCACGGGCACACGCTCGGCATCGTGCACCGCGACATGTCGCCCCCGAACGTGCTCATCACCCGCCACGGCGAGGTCAAGATCGTGGACTTCGGCCTGGCCAAGGCGAACAGCCAGCTCGAGAAGAGCGAGCCGGGCATCATCAAGGGCAAGTTCAGCTACCTGTCGCCGGAGGCGGCCCTCGGTCAGCCCATCGACCACCGCACCGACATCTTCGCCGTCGGCATCATCTTGTGGGAGATGCTGGCCGGGCGCCGCCTCTTTCTCGGTGACAGCGACCTGGACACCGTGCGCCAGGTCCAGGCCGCGCGCATCCCGCCGATCAAGCAGTTTCACCCGCACGCCACCGCTGAGCTCGACCGCGTGCTGGCCAAGGCGCTCGCCCGGGATCCGGCTCAGCGCTACCAGAGCGCGCGCGATCTCGGCCGCGATCTGAACGACCTGCTCTTCCACTCCGGGCACCCGGTGTCGTCCTTCGACATTGCGGCGCTCGTCGAGCCGATCGTCAGGAGCCGCGAAGACGTCAAGCAGCGCGACAAGAAGAAGTCGATCATCGGCTCGCTGATCGAGGAGGCGCTCTTCGAGTTCACCTCGCTGCAAGGGGGCGACAGCGCGGACCGCTCCAGCGCGGAGATCGGCGCGGCGCCTCTCAACATCGGGTCCTTCGACGGCCAGCCGGACTGGGGGAGCCAGATCGGTTTGGACCCGGCCTCGACCCCGGCGCCGGGTGCGTCCCCGGCGTCGTTCGAGCTGGGAAACCTCGCTGCGCTGGAGGACGACACGCTCTCCGGCCGGCACCGCACGCCGTCCGGCGCGCCCGGTCCGATGTCATCGGGCCCGTCGTCGGCGGTGGTGCTGAACTCGCCGCCGTCGGGTCCGCTGCCGCAGTTTCAGCAGCAGCAGCCGTTGTCCATGCCGGTGCCGCCCAAGTCCGGCGGCAAGGGCGGGCTGATCGCGTTCTTCCTGGTCCTGGTGCTGATCGGCGGCGTGGTCGGCGCGTACTTCGCCGGCGTGCTGCCGCCGAGCATCACGGGGCTGCTGAAGCGATAG
- a CDS encoding phosphate/phosphite/phosphonate ABC transporter substrate-binding protein, with the protein MSPLKFAAVSAESATADSLARFCEKLGRATGLSVQPRLLGSYADLKAGTLAGELDVVWAPPLVAIDLEDESAAQSVVVVHRSARAGYYSALFARTESRFTRPEDLRGARAAWVSKDSASGYFVPRWHLRSMGIRLAEAFASEALLGTHEAVTRAVLDETADVGATHVALDPVTGNLASAPWLAQGVAPSAVRVLLLVGPIPGDVIAVSQRVDGSTRRRLVAALVAMKEDASSRNLFEAGQFDPVPEGHLDLLRRLARFRETKA; encoded by the coding sequence GTGTCCCCGCTCAAGTTCGCCGCCGTTTCCGCGGAGTCGGCTACCGCGGACTCCCTCGCTCGCTTCTGCGAGAAGCTCGGCCGCGCCACCGGGCTATCCGTTCAGCCCCGCCTGCTCGGCAGCTACGCGGACCTCAAGGCGGGCACCCTCGCCGGCGAGCTCGACGTGGTCTGGGCTCCACCCCTGGTGGCCATCGACCTGGAGGACGAGTCCGCGGCCCAGAGCGTGGTCGTCGTCCACCGCTCCGCGCGAGCTGGCTACTACTCCGCCCTGTTCGCCAGGACCGAGTCGCGCTTCACCCGACCGGAGGACCTCCGCGGCGCCCGGGCCGCCTGGGTGTCCAAGGACAGCGCCTCGGGCTACTTCGTGCCCCGCTGGCACTTGCGCTCGATGGGTATCCGCCTCGCCGAAGCGTTCGCCAGTGAAGCGCTGCTCGGCACCCACGAGGCGGTGACTCGGGCGGTGCTCGACGAGACGGCCGACGTGGGGGCGACCCACGTCGCGCTCGATCCGGTGACGGGTAATCTCGCCTCGGCGCCGTGGCTCGCGCAGGGAGTCGCGCCGAGCGCCGTTCGGGTTCTGCTCCTGGTCGGGCCTATCCCCGGCGACGTGATCGCCGTGAGCCAGCGCGTCGATGGCTCGACGCGGCGCAGATTGGTCGCCGCGCTCGTGGCGATGAAAGAAGACGCGTCGAGCCGGAACCTGTTCGAGGCGGGGCAGTTCGACCCCGTTCCGGAGGGGCACCTGGATCTGCTCCGGCGCCTGGCGCGCTTTCGCGAGACGAAAGCGTGA
- a CDS encoding sulfatase-like hydrolase/transferase has protein sequence MPDSSYSDGARALPRLAGAPEEPDSTRASATRDRALARRAVLARQVDALLLTACICVLVGLAFAGIDVTWRALGARSPDLGHCVAALALYSAAAALAGCFAHVLIGLEDALHRRVAERRPRLALALRTLLAGLAAAGLSSGTAFWVFGGARVRTTEMARHGPWALMLGVGVGAALLALSLSVALRRFKSGRRAGPTLFALLLAVAAVLVTQVDLRVYVALYARLHTMLEVVAAVLLLAAFSIVALWLPRWGVRAAAVAAFGCLLVLVAASGARAWMERELRGVWVEPIYAGRLLSRAQSLESYLTDPAGWRGSSASGIARLKEDYDIESTTLDPIWNAAPPETPAERAALAAMRRSIPQPNVAIFYVDTLRYDVASDPKVMPNVSEFLRSSVSFTRAYATGSDTLRSLPAITSGSLLARPEGQNDFLEVARRRGWHRGLVIPQSAHEFLDKEAPAFGFDERLGVKDFAPVRMDVWGYGADQPASDRVVDRSLEWMKQNKDKKFLLWSFHFDLHNWRELSDRRVAEMARTYDMPEGAGMLRYAVVARGIDAEFGRFLRGLDQLGLADDTIVVFLSDHGEGVGREGFWVHSIFLWDVLLRVPLALRVPGLAPRVVDTPVSLVDLAPTLARWFEPEVSMRGYHGEDLLARLLPGAPKRRRPLLAHSGTHDSARRLGVIDPAGTSKLVVQLESGVPELYDLSASDPDWEDLADAQRTRTLELLNHLVRSPVFPRADEATSALQH, from the coding sequence TTGCCGGACTCCTCGTACTCAGACGGTGCGCGCGCGTTGCCGCGTCTCGCGGGCGCACCGGAAGAGCCCGACTCCACTCGGGCGTCGGCGACCCGCGATCGCGCGCTGGCACGCCGCGCGGTGCTCGCCCGGCAGGTGGACGCGCTGCTTCTCACCGCCTGCATCTGCGTCCTGGTCGGCCTGGCGTTCGCGGGGATCGACGTCACCTGGCGAGCGCTCGGGGCACGAAGCCCCGACCTCGGCCACTGCGTCGCCGCGCTGGCTCTGTACTCGGCTGCGGCCGCGTTGGCCGGCTGCTTCGCCCACGTGCTCATCGGGCTGGAGGACGCGCTTCACCGGCGCGTCGCCGAACGCCGCCCCCGCCTGGCGCTGGCGCTGCGAACGCTCCTCGCCGGGCTCGCCGCAGCAGGGCTCTCCTCGGGCACTGCCTTCTGGGTCTTTGGCGGCGCCCGAGTCCGGACCACGGAGATGGCGCGCCATGGGCCGTGGGCGCTGATGCTCGGCGTCGGAGTCGGCGCAGCGCTGCTCGCCCTCTCTCTGAGCGTCGCCCTACGTCGCTTCAAGAGCGGCCGCCGCGCCGGGCCCACGCTGTTCGCGCTGCTCTTGGCGGTCGCCGCCGTGCTCGTCACCCAGGTCGATCTCCGGGTGTACGTGGCGCTCTACGCCCGGCTGCACACGATGCTGGAGGTGGTGGCCGCGGTGCTGCTGCTCGCGGCGTTCTCGATCGTAGCCCTCTGGTTGCCGCGCTGGGGCGTCCGGGCAGCCGCCGTCGCGGCGTTCGGGTGTCTGCTCGTGCTGGTAGCCGCGAGCGGAGCCAGAGCTTGGATGGAGCGCGAGCTGCGCGGCGTCTGGGTCGAACCCATCTACGCCGGGCGCCTGCTCTCCAGAGCCCAGTCCCTGGAGAGCTACCTGACCGATCCGGCGGGGTGGCGAGGCAGCTCAGCCTCCGGCATCGCTCGGCTGAAGGAGGACTACGACATCGAGAGCACGACCCTCGATCCGATCTGGAACGCGGCGCCGCCGGAGACGCCGGCCGAGCGCGCAGCGCTCGCGGCGATGCGCAGAAGCATCCCACAGCCGAACGTCGCGATCTTCTACGTAGACACGCTGCGGTACGACGTGGCCTCCGATCCCAAGGTCATGCCCAACGTCAGTGAGTTCCTGCGGAGCAGCGTGTCCTTCACCCGCGCCTACGCCACCGGCTCCGACACGCTGCGCTCGCTGCCGGCGATCACCAGCGGCTCCCTCCTGGCCAGACCGGAGGGGCAGAACGACTTCCTGGAGGTGGCGCGCCGCCGTGGCTGGCATCGCGGCTTGGTGATCCCTCAATCGGCCCACGAGTTTCTGGACAAGGAGGCGCCGGCGTTCGGGTTCGACGAGCGGCTGGGCGTGAAGGACTTCGCGCCGGTGCGGATGGACGTGTGGGGATACGGAGCCGACCAACCCGCCTCCGACCGCGTCGTCGATCGCTCACTCGAGTGGATGAAGCAGAACAAGGACAAGAAGTTCCTGCTCTGGAGCTTCCACTTCGACCTGCACAACTGGCGCGAGCTCAGCGACAGGCGAGTGGCGGAGATGGCTCGCACCTACGACATGCCCGAGGGTGCCGGGATGCTCCGATACGCGGTGGTGGCGCGCGGCATCGACGCCGAATTCGGACGCTTTCTACGCGGCCTGGACCAGCTGGGCCTCGCCGACGACACCATCGTGGTCTTTCTCTCGGACCACGGCGAGGGGGTCGGCCGGGAAGGTTTCTGGGTGCACTCGATCTTCCTCTGGGACGTCTTGCTGCGCGTCCCGCTGGCGCTGCGAGTCCCCGGTCTCGCCCCCCGGGTCGTGGACACGCCGGTGTCGCTCGTCGATCTCGCTCCTACGCTGGCGCGCTGGTTCGAGCCCGAGGTCTCGATGCGGGGTTATCACGGCGAGGACCTGCTCGCGCGCCTACTGCCCGGAGCTCCCAAGCGACGGCGCCCGCTCCTGGCGCACAGCGGGACCCACGATTCAGCGCGGAGACTCGGCGTGATCGACCCCGCTGGAACCTCGAAGCTGGTGGTGCAGCTCGAGAGCGGCGTGCCCGAGCTCTACGACCTGAGCGCGTCGGATCCGGACTGGGAAGACCTGGCAGACGCTCAACGCACCCGCACGCTGGAGCTGCTCAACCACCTGGTCCGCTCGCCCGTGTTCCCCCGCGCCGACGAGGCGACCAGCGCGCTTCAGCACTGA